A genomic region of Synechococcus sp. NOUM97013 contains the following coding sequences:
- a CDS encoding cupin: MVISTTQRRASSEQAQFFSYGEAANPIRSGLTSVVPYRSFSPRFFEESGSAVLPLDLSAELNCDGPATGPSLCANFVRVHDTELRTAAVATSQLFFVADGEGETEACGEHFSWSKGDMLVLPAGGDAIHTSRGKGALYWVHDAPLLRHLGVTPSESRFEPTFYSHLDSQGRLAEIAASPSGARANRVSVLLGNAAFPQTRTVTHTLWAMLGILPAGQEQKPHRHQSIALDFAVGCEPGCYTLIGTELDDQGGIRNPHREDWVAGAAFVTPPGYWHSHHNESGADAYVLPIQDAGLHTYLRTLDILFSN; encoded by the coding sequence ATGGTGATCAGCACAACACAACGGCGGGCTTCCTCAGAACAGGCGCAATTCTTTTCTTACGGCGAAGCAGCGAATCCGATCCGCAGCGGCCTCACCTCTGTGGTGCCCTATCGCAGTTTCTCACCGAGATTCTTCGAGGAGAGTGGCAGTGCCGTGCTGCCACTCGACCTCAGCGCGGAGCTCAACTGCGACGGACCAGCCACCGGTCCGTCGCTCTGCGCGAACTTCGTGCGCGTGCATGACACCGAATTGCGAACAGCGGCGGTGGCCACGAGCCAGCTGTTTTTCGTGGCCGATGGCGAAGGCGAAACCGAAGCTTGCGGCGAGCATTTCAGCTGGAGCAAAGGCGACATGCTCGTCTTACCCGCAGGCGGCGATGCCATTCACACCAGTCGCGGCAAGGGTGCTCTCTACTGGGTGCACGACGCGCCATTGCTGCGCCATCTGGGCGTCACGCCCAGTGAATCCCGATTTGAGCCCACGTTCTACAGCCATCTCGACAGCCAGGGACGCTTGGCGGAAATCGCGGCAAGCCCGAGTGGCGCCCGCGCCAATCGCGTCAGCGTGCTGCTGGGGAACGCTGCGTTTCCACAGACTCGAACAGTCACCCACACTCTCTGGGCGATGCTCGGCATCCTGCCCGCCGGCCAGGAACAGAAACCGCACCGCCACCAGTCGATCGCCCTGGATTTCGCCGTCGGCTGCGAACCGGGGTGTTACACGCTGATCGGCACAGAACTAGATGACCAGGGTGGGATCCGCAATCCCCACCGAGAGGACTGGGTCGCTGGCGCTGCTTTCGTGACGCCACCGGGCTACTGGCATTCCCATCACAACGAATCCGGAGCTGATGCCTACGTGCTCCCCATCCAGGACGCTGGACTACACACCTATCTGCGCACACTCGACATTTTGTTCAGCAACTGA